A single Alphaproteobacteria bacterium DNA region contains:
- a CDS encoding alanine racemase, whose protein sequence is MDISAILDGTLDDLDKGVPGGASLRLRDAGKQGWNLLAEDLPLPVCVLKRDAIEANEKLMAKFLAATGAILAPHGKTTMSPQLFKRQLDAGAWAITLANVAQIQVARRFGVRRIVLANQLIGKQAIRYVVDELARDTAFEFFCLIDSPEGLAALVDAARAKDLRGRIGVFLEGGMAGMRTGVRTHDAALALARAIKAAAPFVALRGVEGFEGLVSGPEGALKVTAFVEFLAKIAESVDAENLWGEGPAILTAGGSAFYDIVARRFASLTLKREKVTLIRSGCYLTHDSKMYDLAFDQIAHRMPEFAREGRPQSALEVWAYVQSRPEPTRVLVTLGKRDTAYDPFLPEPKLWYRPGTTPRAPQALAGHVCVSLNDQHCYLDVPADSPLRVGDMVGFGVSHPCLTFDKWRVMPIVDREYGVVDAIRTFF, encoded by the coding sequence ATGGATATCTCGGCGATCCTCGACGGCACGCTCGATGACCTCGACAAGGGTGTGCCCGGCGGCGCTTCGCTGCGTTTGCGCGATGCCGGCAAGCAAGGCTGGAATCTTCTGGCGGAGGATCTGCCGCTGCCGGTCTGCGTGCTCAAGCGCGACGCGATCGAAGCCAACGAAAAGCTGATGGCGAAGTTCCTCGCCGCGACGGGCGCCATCCTCGCCCCGCACGGCAAGACGACGATGAGTCCGCAGCTGTTCAAGCGCCAGCTCGATGCGGGCGCTTGGGCGATCACCCTCGCCAATGTCGCCCAGATCCAAGTCGCGCGGCGTTTCGGCGTGCGGCGGATCGTGCTCGCCAATCAATTGATCGGCAAACAGGCCATCCGATACGTCGTCGACGAACTGGCGCGCGACACGGCGTTCGAATTCTTTTGCCTGATCGATTCGCCTGAAGGGCTGGCCGCCCTCGTCGATGCCGCGCGCGCGAAGGATTTGCGCGGCCGGATCGGCGTCTTCCTCGAAGGCGGCATGGCGGGGATGCGCACGGGCGTGCGTACCCATGACGCCGCGTTGGCACTGGCGCGTGCGATCAAGGCGGCGGCGCCGTTCGTCGCCTTGCGCGGCGTGGAAGGTTTCGAAGGCTTGGTCTCGGGCCCCGAAGGCGCCTTGAAAGTCACGGCTTTCGTCGAATTCCTGGCGAAGATCGCCGAAAGCGTCGATGCGGAAAACCTATGGGGCGAGGGGCCGGCGATCCTGACCGCCGGCGGCTCGGCATTCTACGACATCGTCGCGCGGCGATTCGCCAGCCTCACGTTGAAGCGCGAGAAGGTCACGCTGATCCGCTCGGGCTGTTACCTCACGCATGATTCCAAGATGTACGATCTGGCCTTCGATCAGATCGCGCATCGCATGCCCGAGTTCGCGCGCGAAGGCCGGCCGCAATCGGCGTTGGAGGTTTGGGCCTATGTCCAATCGCGCCCGGAACCCACGCGCGTGCTGGTGACCTTGGGCAAACGCGACACCGCCTACGATCCGTTCCTGCCGGAGCCGAAACTCTGGTATCGGCCCGGCACGACGCCGCGCGCGCCGCAAGCGCTCGCCGGGCATGTTTGCGTGTCGCTCAACGATCAGCACTGCTATCTCGACGTGCCGGCGGATTCACCCTTGCGCGTGGGCGACATGGTCGGCTTCGGCGTTTCGCACCCGTGCCTGACCTTCGACAAATGGCGCGTCATGCCGATCGTCGATCGCGAGTACGGTGTCGTCGACGCGATCCGGACCTTTTTCTGA
- a CDS encoding RidA family protein — translation MSAEANLKALGIVLPETVAPVATYVPFRLHGDTLYLSGQGPRRKEGGYETGIVGKDVTVDAAYQHARTTGLGLLATVRQALGSLDRVDYIVKLLGMVNAAPGFGSQPQVINGCSDLFVEVFGDLGRHARSAVGMGSLPNNMTVEIEAIFAVKR, via the coding sequence ATGTCGGCGGAAGCGAACTTGAAAGCGTTGGGAATCGTGTTGCCCGAAACGGTCGCGCCGGTCGCGACCTATGTTCCGTTCCGCCTGCACGGCGATACGCTTTATCTGTCGGGCCAGGGCCCGCGCCGGAAGGAAGGCGGCTACGAGACCGGCATCGTCGGCAAGGACGTGACGGTCGACGCCGCCTATCAGCACGCGCGCACGACCGGGCTCGGGCTTCTCGCGACGGTGCGCCAAGCGCTGGGCAGTCTCGATCGCGTCGACTACATCGTGAAGCTGCTGGGCATGGTCAATGCGGCCCCCGGTTTCGGATCGCAGCCGCAAGTGATCAACGGCTGCTCGGATCTGTTCGTCGAAGTGTTCGGCGATCTCGGCCGCCATGCGCGCTCGGCCGTCGGCATGGGCAGTCTGCCCAACAACATGACGGTGGAGATCGAGGCGATCTTCGCCGTGAAACGCTGA
- a CDS encoding bifunctional precorrin-2 dehydrogenase/sirohydrochlorin ferrochelatase, giving the protein MRHFPIFLDLSGKPVLVIGAGRIADAKAEQLAQAGAVVRRAEIFDTIGVAALAVCADSAQGEIVAAAARAAKIPVNVVDRPALCDFIWPSIVDRDPVTIAICTSGTSPVLARHLRTRIELAVPAAFGRLAEWAGRLRARIARAIPDLGERRAFWERVLSGPAADLAMAGDAQAAERALDRALLGAAGPEANVEIVVLPEAPDLLTLRDLRLLQNADTILHPAGIDARFLAFARRDAARMICGSAETDNPANAGRIIRLEMPNSAPADRAAGPVGATTDAADGIMFVRR; this is encoded by the coding sequence ATGCGCCATTTCCCGATCTTCCTCGATCTTTCGGGCAAGCCCGTTTTGGTGATCGGCGCGGGGCGGATCGCCGATGCCAAGGCCGAGCAGCTTGCGCAAGCGGGCGCCGTTGTCCGCCGCGCGGAAATTTTCGACACGATCGGCGTCGCGGCCCTCGCCGTTTGCGCCGATTCCGCGCAAGGCGAAATCGTCGCCGCTGCCGCGCGGGCGGCGAAAATTCCGGTCAATGTCGTCGATCGTCCGGCGCTTTGCGACTTCATTTGGCCTTCGATCGTCGATCGCGATCCCGTGACGATCGCGATCTGCACGTCGGGAACGTCGCCGGTTCTCGCACGCCATTTGCGCACGCGGATCGAGCTTGCCGTACCGGCGGCGTTCGGCCGTTTGGCCGAATGGGCGGGCCGATTGCGTGCGCGGATCGCGCGGGCGATCCCCGATCTCGGCGAACGGCGCGCGTTTTGGGAACGCGTCCTAAGCGGCCCGGCCGCCGATTTGGCGATGGCGGGCGACGCGCAAGCCGCCGAGCGCGCGCTAGACCGCGCGCTATTGGGGGCGGCGGGTCCCGAGGCGAATGTCGAGATCGTCGTTCTTCCGGAAGCCCCGGATTTGCTGACGCTTCGCGATCTGCGCTTGCTGCAGAACGCCGATACGATTCTCCATCCCGCCGGCATCGACGCGCGGTTCTTGGCGTTTGCGCGGCGCGACGCGGCGCGCATGATTTGCGGTTCCGCCGAAACGGATAATCCGGCGAATGCCGGGCGAATTATTCGCCTGGAAATGCCGAACTCCGCGCCCGCGGACCGCGCGGCGGGGCCCGTCGGCGCCACAACGGATGCGGCGGACGGTATCATGTTCGTGCGCCGATAA
- a CDS encoding molybdopterin-dependent oxidoreductase, whose translation MKPTRTTCPYCGVGCGVIASSDGTIKGDPEHPANFGRLCSKGSALGETIDLDGRLLYPEVDGKRVDWDTALNCVADGFAEIVKRRGPDAVAFYVSGQLLTEDYYAANKLIKGWIGTANIDTNSRLCMASSVAGHKRAFGSDTVPGNYEDFELAELIVLVGSNLAWCHPVLHQRLLAARSVRGGLPKIVVIDPRRTASCEDAELHLPLKPGSDVALFAGLLRHLHETGAIDADYVAKHTNGFAALGDLPDRAAVARDCGLHPRDVAAFFDMFARTPKTVTVYSQGVNQSSAGVDKVNAIVNCHLATGRIGKPGMGPFSVTGQPNAMGGREVGALSNQLAAHMDFAPTDVDRVRRFWDSPTIATKPGLKAVDLFAAIERGEIEAVWVMATNPAASLPDADRVKAALAKCKLVVVSDCVSRTDTLDHAHVKLPALAWGEKDGTVTNSERRISRQRPFLPPPGEAKQDWWIVAQVAKRLGAGAAFAWNGPAEIFAEHARLSAFENGGTRDFDLAHLIDLDYDAMRPTQWPARERFFAAGGFYTADRKARFVPTVPRAPVNAPDGAFPLILNTGRVRDQWHTMTRTGKSPRLAGHIREAYVAINPEDATKHGLNDGGFAKLASRWGAAILRVSLDAGQTSGEIYAPFHWTGTHGSHARVNATINPAVDPISGQPELKHTPVRLQSWVPAWEGFLLRRDGAAPLADYWLASAGVAHTRYDLAGIGAPDIDALIGQADARIDYIDAAGGRYRAATFKDGRLAAVLFVGPRETLPDGAWLAGLFAKDTIDAVERRALLSGYPPSGEASVGALICACHGVRAGTIEDAIAGGCASAAAIGTATKAGTNCGSCVPELRAMLAALIREAA comes from the coding sequence ATGAAACCCACGCGCACCACGTGCCCTTATTGCGGCGTGGGGTGCGGCGTGATCGCCTCGTCCGACGGCACGATCAAGGGCGATCCTGAACATCCCGCGAATTTCGGGCGCTTGTGCTCCAAGGGCTCGGCGCTGGGCGAGACGATCGATCTCGACGGCCGCTTGCTCTATCCGGAGGTTGACGGCAAGCGCGTCGATTGGGATACGGCCCTGAATTGCGTCGCCGACGGCTTCGCCGAAATCGTCAAGCGTAGGGGCCCCGACGCGGTCGCGTTCTATGTTTCCGGTCAGTTGCTGACCGAGGATTACTACGCCGCCAACAAGCTGATCAAAGGCTGGATCGGAACCGCGAATATCGACACGAATTCGCGGTTGTGCATGGCGTCCTCCGTCGCGGGGCATAAGCGCGCCTTCGGGTCGGACACCGTGCCCGGCAATTACGAGGATTTCGAGCTCGCCGAGCTGATCGTGCTCGTCGGCTCCAATCTCGCCTGGTGCCACCCCGTGCTGCATCAGCGCTTGCTGGCGGCACGCAGCGTGCGCGGCGGCTTGCCCAAGATCGTCGTGATCGATCCGCGCCGCACGGCGAGCTGCGAAGATGCCGAACTGCATTTGCCGTTGAAACCGGGCAGCGACGTGGCGTTGTTTGCCGGGCTTCTTCGGCATTTGCACGAAACCGGCGCGATCGACGCCGACTATGTCGCCAAACACACGAACGGTTTCGCGGCCTTGGGCGATCTGCCCGATCGCGCGGCGGTCGCGCGCGATTGCGGCTTGCATCCGCGCGACGTGGCGGCGTTTTTCGACATGTTCGCGCGCACGCCGAAAACCGTCACGGTCTATTCGCAGGGCGTGAATCAATCCTCGGCGGGCGTGGACAAGGTCAACGCCATCGTCAATTGCCATCTCGCCACGGGGCGCATCGGCAAGCCCGGCATGGGGCCGTTTTCGGTCACCGGCCAGCCCAACGCGATGGGCGGGCGCGAGGTGGGTGCCTTATCGAATCAACTCGCGGCGCATATGGATTTCGCACCCACCGATGTCGATCGGGTGCGGCGCTTCTGGGACAGCCCAACCATCGCGACGAAACCCGGCTTGAAGGCCGTCGATCTGTTCGCTGCGATCGAACGCGGCGAGATCGAGGCCGTATGGGTGATGGCGACGAACCCGGCCGCCAGTCTGCCGGATGCCGATCGCGTCAAAGCCGCCCTCGCCAAGTGCAAGCTGGTCGTCGTGTCGGATTGCGTTTCGCGCACCGACACGCTCGACCATGCGCATGTGAAACTCCCGGCGCTCGCCTGGGGCGAGAAAGACGGCACGGTGACGAATAGCGAGCGGCGTATTTCCCGCCAGCGTCCGTTCTTGCCGCCGCCGGGGGAGGCGAAGCAAGATTGGTGGATCGTCGCGCAGGTCGCCAAGCGGCTGGGGGCGGGCGCCGCCTTCGCGTGGAACGGTCCGGCCGAGATATTCGCCGAGCATGCGCGGCTGTCGGCGTTCGAGAATGGCGGCACGCGGGATTTCGATCTCGCCCATCTGATCGATCTCGATTACGATGCGATGCGCCCGACGCAATGGCCCGCGCGCGAACGCTTCTTCGCCGCGGGCGGGTTCTACACGGCCGATCGTAAAGCGAGATTCGTTCCCACGGTGCCGCGCGCGCCCGTCAACGCGCCGGACGGCGCTTTCCCGCTGATCTTGAACACCGGCCGCGTGCGCGACCAATGGCATACGATGACGCGGACGGGAAAATCCCCGCGTCTTGCCGGCCATATCCGCGAAGCCTATGTCGCCATCAATCCGGAAGATGCGACCAAGCATGGCCTTAACGATGGCGGTTTCGCGAAACTCGCGTCGCGCTGGGGTGCTGCGATATTGCGCGTAAGTCTCGACGCGGGCCAAACGTCCGGCGAGATTTACGCGCCGTTCCATTGGACCGGCACGCACGGATCGCATGCGCGCGTCAACGCCACGATCAATCCGGCGGTCGATCCGATCTCCGGCCAGCCCGAACTCAAACACACGCCCGTGCGGCTCCAATCCTGGGTGCCGGCGTGGGAAGGCTTCCTGCTGCGGCGCGACGGTGCGGCACCTCTTGCCGATTATTGGCTCGCCAGTGCCGGTGTTGCGCATACGCGCTACGACCTTGCGGGGATCGGCGCGCCGGATATCGATGCGCTGATCGGACAGGCCGACGCGCGCATCGATTATATCGACGCGGCCGGTGGGCGATATCGCGCCGCGACGTTCAAAGACGGGCGCTTGGCGGCGGTTCTATTCGTCGGCCCGCGCGAGACCTTGCCCGACGGCGCCTGGCTCGCCGGGTTGTTCGCGAAGGATACGATCGATGCGGTCGAACGCCGCGCGCTGCTGTCGGGATATCCGCCATCGGGTGAAGCCTCGGTCGGCGCGCTGATCTGCGCCTGCCACGGCGTGCGTGCGGGTACGATCGAGGACGCGATCGCGGGTGGCTGTGCAAGTGCGGCCGCGATCGGGACGGCGACGAAGGCGGGCACCAATTGCGGCTCTTGCGTGCCCGAATTGCGCGCGATGCTCGCCGCCCTGATCCGGGAGGCCGCCTGA
- a CDS encoding sulfite reductase subunit alpha codes for MGGVTVYIPKLPEEAPFSAAQRAWLNGYFAGMMGGDTGEAAAAPVVAEEDFPWHDPAFDLDDRLAMAKDRALPRRLMAAMAQLDCGQCGYLCQTYGEAIASGAEKSLGKCVPGGKETSKALRALMAEAPAVAPTAIKAEAAHPPGRLIAEAVFKGATPLNGAGSAKDTRHVVFDLSGTGLDYRPGDAFGLYAPVDPALVDAVVAALGSVPSQMVEREGRKMPLRDMLSTTLDIARPGDSVVETMMKHAARPEDREGLAKILDGAADAPLADPDLLDLLLKFPFVRPPLDELLASLEELQPRLYSIASSPRAHEGEVHLTIGVVRYRRNDRARQGVASTFLAERHPPGARLRCFVQPAHGFRLPDDLSKPVIMIGPGTGIAPFRAFLEERRATQAPGKNWLFFGDQHEACDFIYRDEIEAFQTDGTLTRLDLAFSRDGAKKIYVQDRMRDAGAELWAWLNDGAHVYVCGDASRMARDVDAALREIVAAHGNMDETAAKAFVQKLAADKRYQRDVY; via the coding sequence ATTGGCGGCGTGACCGTCTATATCCCCAAATTGCCCGAGGAAGCGCCGTTCTCGGCGGCGCAGCGCGCGTGGCTCAACGGCTATTTCGCCGGCATGATGGGCGGCGACACGGGCGAGGCCGCCGCAGCGCCGGTCGTCGCGGAAGAGGATTTTCCCTGGCACGATCCGGCCTTCGATCTCGACGACCGCTTGGCGATGGCGAAAGACCGCGCCTTGCCGCGCCGCTTGATGGCGGCGATGGCGCAGCTCGATTGCGGCCAATGCGGCTATCTGTGCCAGACCTATGGCGAGGCAATCGCGTCGGGCGCCGAGAAATCGCTCGGCAAATGCGTGCCCGGCGGCAAGGAAACGAGCAAGGCGCTACGGGCCTTGATGGCCGAAGCGCCGGCCGTGGCGCCGACGGCGATCAAAGCCGAAGCGGCGCATCCGCCCGGCCGCTTGATCGCCGAGGCCGTCTTCAAGGGCGCGACGCCGTTGAACGGCGCGGGTTCGGCCAAGGATACGCGCCATGTCGTGTTCGATCTGTCGGGTACAGGGCTCGACTATCGCCCCGGCGACGCTTTCGGCCTTTATGCGCCGGTCGATCCCGCTTTGGTCGATGCGGTCGTCGCGGCGTTGGGCAGCGTGCCTTCGCAGATGGTCGAGCGCGAAGGCCGAAAAATGCCGCTGCGCGATATGCTGTCGACGACGCTCGATATCGCGCGGCCGGGCGACAGCGTCGTCGAGACGATGATGAAACATGCGGCGCGTCCCGAGGATCGCGAGGGGCTCGCCAAGATTCTCGATGGCGCCGCAGATGCGCCGCTCGCCGATCCCGATCTGCTCGATCTGCTGCTGAAATTCCCTTTCGTACGCCCGCCGCTCGACGAATTGCTGGCGAGCCTCGAGGAATTGCAGCCGCGCCTCTATTCGATCGCGTCGAGCCCGCGCGCGCATGAAGGCGAAGTGCATTTGACGATCGGCGTCGTGCGCTACAGGCGCAACGATCGCGCACGCCAAGGTGTCGCTTCGACCTTCCTGGCCGAGCGCCATCCGCCGGGTGCGAGGCTGCGCTGCTTCGTGCAGCCCGCACACGGGTTCCGCCTGCCCGACGATTTGTCGAAGCCGGTCATTATGATCGGGCCGGGGACGGGGATCGCGCCCTTCCGCGCCTTCCTCGAAGAACGCCGCGCGACGCAAGCGCCGGGCAAGAATTGGCTGTTCTTCGGCGATCAGCACGAAGCCTGCGACTTCATCTATCGCGACGAGATCGAGGCTTTCCAAACCGATGGTACGCTGACACGGCTCGATCTCGCTTTCTCGCGCGACGGCGCCAAGAAAATCTATGTCCAGGATCGCATGCGCGACGCGGGCGCCGAGCTCTGGGCGTGGCTGAACGACGGTGCGCATGTCTATGTCTGCGGCGACGCCAGCCGCATGGCGCGCGATGTGGACGCCGCGTTGCGCGAGATCGTCGCGGCGCACGGCAATATGGACGAAACCGCCGCCAAAGCCTTCGTCCAGAAACTCGCCGCCGATAAACGCTATCAGCGGGACGTTTATTGA
- a CDS encoding NirA family protein, whose amino-acid sequence MDDFTDEQKQYLAGFATGVAARRAALGLPAGLAVGGGGSAAPNPDAAMFEAQDRAVAAGGKLSVEEQAKRKTPPLDRWNALVAAAETNSAPKGSDVFLTKYFGLFHVAPAQDSYMCRLRIHHGVLDARQMRGLADLAEKMGGGYSHVTTRNNLQIREIAPKDAPDFLIALQELGLTARGTGADNIRNITGSPAAGIDPQELIDTRDLGRKLQYHILNGRHLSALPRKFNIAFDGGGKIGVLEDTNDIGFAAVKIGKGHGVAPGVWFRLMLGGITGHHDFARDTGVVVAPKDAIAMSDAILRVYCAHGDRTDRKKARLKYLLDAWGFDKFLAEVETTLGRKLDRVPLEVCEPRGPIDRAGHLGVHAQNQSGLNWIGVVMSAGRMEAAQMRGLAAIAEKFGSGALRLTVWQNLLIPDVPDAQLDAAKSAIEALDLDWRASNPRGGLIACTGNAGCKFAAANTKLHAERIATHLETRLALDTPVNIHLTGCHHSCAQHYVGDIGLIATKIDAGDAQIEGYHLFVGGGAGAERGLGREVMRDVAAEALPARIEALLTVYLAGRQPGESFHAWASRQDVACLRAALEPSAKELAA is encoded by the coding sequence ATGGACGATTTCACCGACGAGCAAAAGCAATATCTCGCGGGCTTCGCGACCGGTGTCGCCGCGCGCCGTGCGGCTTTGGGCTTGCCCGCGGGGCTTGCCGTCGGCGGCGGCGGCTCGGCCGCGCCCAATCCCGACGCGGCGATGTTCGAGGCGCAGGATCGCGCGGTCGCGGCGGGCGGGAAGCTATCGGTCGAGGAACAGGCCAAGCGCAAAACGCCGCCGCTCGATCGCTGGAACGCGCTGGTCGCGGCCGCCGAAACGAATTCGGCCCCGAAAGGGTCCGACGTTTTTCTGACCAAGTATTTCGGCCTGTTCCATGTCGCGCCGGCGCAGGATTCGTATATGTGCCGCCTGCGCATCCATCATGGCGTGCTCGACGCGCGCCAGATGCGCGGCCTCGCCGATCTCGCCGAGAAAATGGGCGGCGGTTATTCGCATGTGACGACGCGCAACAATCTCCAGATCCGCGAAATCGCGCCCAAGGATGCGCCGGATTTCCTGATCGCGTTGCAGGAGCTGGGCCTCACCGCGCGCGGGACGGGCGCCGACAATATCCGCAACATCACCGGCAGCCCGGCCGCCGGGATCGATCCGCAGGAATTGATCGACACGCGCGATCTGGGCAGAAAGCTCCAGTACCATATTCTCAACGGCCGGCATCTTTCGGCGCTGCCGCGCAAGTTCAACATCGCCTTCGACGGCGGCGGCAAGATCGGCGTTCTGGAAGACACGAACGATATCGGCTTCGCCGCCGTGAAGATCGGCAAAGGCCACGGCGTGGCGCCGGGCGTGTGGTTCCGCCTGATGCTGGGCGGTATCACCGGCCATCACGATTTCGCGCGCGACACCGGCGTGGTCGTGGCGCCCAAGGACGCGATCGCCATGTCGGACGCGATTCTGCGCGTCTATTGCGCGCATGGCGACCGCACGGACCGCAAGAAGGCGCGGCTCAAATATCTGCTCGATGCGTGGGGCTTCGACAAGTTCCTCGCGGAAGTCGAGACGACGCTCGGCCGCAAGCTCGATCGCGTACCGCTCGAGGTTTGCGAACCGCGCGGGCCCATCGACCGGGCGGGGCATTTGGGCGTGCATGCGCAAAACCAGTCGGGCCTGAACTGGATCGGCGTTGTCATGTCGGCGGGGCGCATGGAAGCGGCACAGATGCGCGGCCTTGCGGCGATCGCCGAGAAATTCGGCAGCGGCGCGCTGCGCCTGACCGTTTGGCAGAATTTGCTGATCCCGGATGTGCCCGACGCGCAGCTCGACGCGGCCAAGTCGGCGATCGAAGCGCTTGATCTCGATTGGCGCGCGTCCAACCCGCGCGGCGGCTTAATCGCTTGCACGGGCAATGCGGGCTGCAAATTCGCCGCCGCGAACACCAAGCTGCATGCCGAGCGCATCGCGACGCATCTCGAAACACGTTTGGCGCTCGACACGCCGGTCAATATCCATCTGACCGGCTGCCATCATTCCTGCGCCCAGCACTATGTCGGCGATATCGGCTTGATCGCGACCAAGATCGACGCGGGCGACGCGCAGATCGAAGGCTATCACTTGTTCGTCGGCGGCGGGGCCGGGGCGGAGCGCGGGCTCGGCCGCGAAGTGATGCGCGATGTCGCGGCCGAAGCGTTGCCCGCGCGGATCGAGGCGCTGCTGACGGTCTATCTTGCCGGGCGCCAGCCGGGCGAGAGCTTCCATGCTTGGGCGTCGCGCCAGGATGTGGCGTGTTTGCGCGCCGCCCTCGAACCCTCCGCCAAGGAATTGGCGGCGTGA
- a CDS encoding NAD(P)/FAD-dependent oxidoreductase: MSAAPSRIVVVGNGMAGQRLLAELDARGRANGVLAIGAEPHPAYNRILLSSVLAGEATLADIGLGDRDWYAARGIDLVTGDPVVAIDRAAKTITLASGRRESYGKLVLATGSRAIRLNLPGAERAVAFRDLVDIERLRAAETGSTAVVIGGGLLGLEAAYGLARRGVRVALVHLMDDLMERQLDAAAARLLAQEIAKRGIELHLGASTDRIEADAVVLKDGKRIPASLVVMAVGIAPEVTLARSAGLDCGRGIRVDDALCSVDPDIHALGECIEHRGACFGLVGPIWNQARVLADLLAGRTATYEGSSVATTLKVSGVSLFSAGIVRETPGAETLIFSDPALGVYRKLILRDDRLEGAVLYGDTEGSGWYADAIATRRDISHWRDRIAFGAPVSQAA, translated from the coding sequence ATGAGCGCCGCGCCGTCGCGCATCGTCGTCGTCGGAAATGGCATGGCGGGTCAGCGCCTGCTGGCCGAACTCGACGCGCGCGGCCGCGCGAACGGCGTTCTGGCGATCGGCGCCGAGCCGCATCCCGCCTATAACCGCATCCTGTTGTCGTCGGTCTTGGCGGGGGAAGCGACGCTCGCCGATATCGGGCTGGGCGATCGCGATTGGTACGCGGCGCGCGGCATCGATCTCGTCACCGGCGATCCCGTCGTTGCGATCGACCGTGCCGCGAAGACGATCACGCTCGCCTCGGGGCGCCGCGAGAGCTACGGCAAGCTGGTGCTCGCGACCGGCTCGCGCGCGATCCGTTTGAACTTGCCCGGCGCCGAACGCGCCGTCGCCTTTCGCGATCTCGTCGATATCGAACGCTTGCGCGCGGCCGAAACCGGTAGTACGGCGGTCGTTATCGGCGGCGGTCTGCTCGGCCTGGAAGCCGCGTATGGCTTGGCCAGGCGCGGCGTGCGCGTCGCCCTTGTCCATCTGATGGACGATCTGATGGAACGCCAGCTCGATGCGGCGGCGGCGCGGCTTTTGGCGCAAGAAATCGCCAAGCGCGGCATCGAACTGCACCTTGGCGCTTCGACCGACCGGATCGAAGCGGACGCCGTCGTGCTGAAGGACGGAAAACGCATTCCGGCGTCGCTCGTCGTTATGGCGGTCGGCATCGCGCCGGAAGTCACGCTGGCGCGATCGGCCGGGCTCGATTGCGGGCGCGGCATACGGGTGGATGATGCGCTATGCAGCGTCGATCCCGACATCCACGCGCTGGGGGAATGCATCGAGCATCGCGGCGCGTGTTTCGGCTTGGTCGGCCCGATTTGGAATCAGGCGCGCGTTCTTGCCGATCTCTTGGCCGGGCGCACGGCGACTTACGAAGGCTCGAGCGTCGCGACGACGCTCAAAGTCTCCGGCGTGTCGCTATTCTCGGCCGGGATCGTGCGCGAAACGCCGGGCGCGGAAACGTTGATTTTTTCCGATCCCGCCCTTGGCGTCTATCGCAAGCTGATCCTGCGCGACGACCGGCTGGAAGGCGCCGTGCTTTACGGCGACACCGAAGGTTCCGGCTGGTACGCCGACGCAATCGCCACGCGCCGCGACATCTCGCATTGGCGCGATCGCATCGCGTTCGGCGCACCTGTTTCCCAGGCGGCTTAG
- a CDS encoding ABC transporter ATP-binding protein, with protein MNAYLKLDRIDKSFKRGGTTSEVLRDVNLDIAKGEFVSIIGHSGCGKSTLLNIVAGLADTTKGVVFLDGQAVEEPGPDRAVVFQNHSLLPWLTVYDNVRLAVDKVFGGAKSKAERHDWTMQQLELVHMGHAKDKRPGEISGGMKQRVGIARALAMQPKVLLMDEPFGALDALTRAHLQDSVMEIHARLGNTVLMVTHDVDEAVLLSDRIVMMTNGPAATIGEVLDVDLARPRKRLDLVANQTYLSARAAVLEFLYARHKAPSIAA; from the coding sequence ATGAACGCTTATCTGAAGCTCGACCGGATCGACAAGTCGTTCAAGCGTGGCGGGACGACCAGCGAGGTTCTGCGCGACGTCAATCTCGACATCGCCAAGGGCGAGTTTGTGTCGATCATCGGCCATTCGGGTTGCGGCAAGTCGACGCTGCTCAACATCGTCGCCGGCCTCGCCGACACGACCAAAGGCGTCGTGTTCCTCGACGGCCAAGCGGTGGAGGAGCCCGGCCCCGATCGCGCGGTCGTTTTCCAGAACCATTCGCTGCTGCCGTGGCTCACGGTCTACGACAATGTGCGCTTGGCGGTGGACAAGGTGTTCGGCGGCGCGAAATCGAAGGCCGAACGCCACGATTGGACGATGCAGCAGCTCGAACTCGTCCATATGGGCCACGCCAAGGACAAGCGCCCGGGCGAAATCTCCGGCGGCATGAAGCAGCGTGTGGGGATCGCGCGCGCGCTCGCCATGCAGCCCAAAGTGCTGCTGATGGACGAGCCGTTCGGCGCGCTCGACGCGCTGACCCGCGCGCATCTGCAGGACTCGGTCATGGAGATCCATGCGCGCCTGGGCAACACGGTGCTGATGGTCACGCACGACGTCGACGAGGCGGTGCTGCTCTCCGACCGCATCGTGATGATGACCAACGGCCCGGCCGCGACGATCGGCGAAGTGCTGGACGTCGATCTCGCCCGGCCGCGCAAGCGGCTCGATCTGGTCGCCAACCAGACCTATCTGTCGGCGCGGGCGGCGGTTCTCGAATTCCTTTACGCGCGCCACAAGGCGCCGTCGATCGCGGCATGA